The Cyclobacteriaceae bacterium genome includes a region encoding these proteins:
- the murB gene encoding UDP-N-acetylmuramate dehydrogenase, giving the protein MISIRDNISLKHLNTFGIEARAKKFVEVTTREQLQEVIAHPVYKEQRHLILGGGSNILFTKDFDGLVIKSSITGIKAEEQDDDHVLVHAASGENWHSLVMHCIKHNYGGIENLSLIPGTVGASPIQNIGAYGVEIKDVIESVEAIDLLTGQPKVFSNSDCRFNYRESVFKQELKEKYFISSITLRLSRKNHQLNIQYGAIKDVLQQQHIDQPTIEDVSNAVIEIRRSKLPDPLIIGNAGSFFKNPTIDVSQFETLKAQYPSIPSYPADNQKVKIPAGWLIEQCGWKGKRFGNMGVHPQQALVLVNYDDAKGEEIFQLAMKIQSSVKEKFDITIHTEVNII; this is encoded by the coding sequence ATGATCAGCATCAGGGATAATATATCTTTAAAACATCTCAATACATTCGGTATTGAAGCAAGAGCAAAGAAATTTGTGGAAGTAACCACAAGAGAGCAGCTCCAGGAAGTCATTGCACATCCTGTTTACAAAGAACAACGCCATCTGATTCTTGGTGGAGGCAGCAATATTCTGTTTACAAAGGACTTTGACGGACTTGTCATTAAGTCTTCCATTACGGGAATTAAAGCAGAAGAGCAGGATGATGACCACGTATTGGTCCATGCTGCATCCGGTGAGAACTGGCATAGTCTTGTGATGCATTGCATCAAGCATAACTATGGAGGAATTGAAAACCTTTCATTGATACCGGGCACAGTGGGTGCATCACCCATTCAAAACATTGGCGCATATGGTGTGGAAATAAAAGATGTGATCGAAAGTGTTGAAGCAATAGACTTACTAACCGGTCAACCGAAGGTCTTCAGCAACTCTGATTGTCGCTTCAACTACCGTGAAAGTGTCTTCAAACAGGAGTTGAAGGAAAAATATTTTATTTCAAGTATTACTTTAAGGTTGAGCAGAAAAAACCATCAACTCAACATTCAGTACGGAGCAATCAAAGATGTGCTGCAACAACAACATATTGATCAACCAACGATAGAGGATGTAAGCAATGCGGTGATTGAAATCAGAAGAAGCAAGTTGCCAGATCCATTGATCATTGGTAATGCAGGTAGCTTCTTCAAGAATCCAACCATTGATGTCAGTCAGTTTGAAACATTGAAGGCGCAGTATCCCTCAATACCCTCCTATCCTGCTGATAATCAAAAAGTTAAAATACCTGCTGGATGGTTGATAGAACAATGCGGATGGAAAGGAAAGAGATTTGGAAACATGGGCGTTCATCCGCAACAAGCATTGGTGTTGGTGAACTATGATGATGCAAAAGGCGAAGAAATTTTTCAACTCGCGATGAAAATTCAATCATCAGTGAAAGAAAAATTCGATATCACGATTCATACTGAAGTGAATATCATTTGA
- a CDS encoding dCMP deaminase family protein: MMRPAFDDIYMELAVNLAKRSHCIKRHVGAVLTKDTRIISIGYNGPPSGTHNCDEEWPQAGCPRDSKGGCSLAIHAEQNAILYAVKNSTSVEGTTLYVTLSPCLACARIIYSTGIKKVIYLNSYAEHKGLPTDEGVDFLNKFGVECIQYRGTLTNVTHMN, encoded by the coding sequence ATGATGCGACCCGCCTTTGATGATATTTATATGGAGCTGGCAGTGAATCTGGCCAAGAGATCACACTGCATCAAGCGGCATGTAGGGGCGGTGCTGACGAAGGATACGCGCATCATTTCTATCGGGTATAATGGCCCACCGTCAGGCACACACAATTGTGATGAGGAGTGGCCCCAGGCTGGTTGTCCCCGTGATTCAAAGGGCGGCTGTTCGCTCGCTATTCACGCCGAGCAGAATGCCATTTTATATGCGGTGAAGAACAGTACTTCTGTTGAGGGTACTACTTTATATGTAACACTATCGCCATGCCTTGCCTGCGCGCGCATCATTTACAGCACCGGAATCAAGAAGGTGATCTATCTGAATTCGTATGCTGAGCATAAAGGACTACCCACCGATGAGGGCGTAGACTTCCTTAATAAGTTTGGAGTAGAATGTATTCAATACAGAGGGACGTTGACCAACGTCACTCACATGAATTAA
- a CDS encoding DUF2911 domain-containing protein, giving the protein MKQFFTFLLFLLTVSSFAQEALKLRPSPLAVVSTHYKDTYLKITYSQPQKHNREIFGKLVPFNEVWRTGANEATEITLTRDLKINGLDLKAGTYSVFSIPKENSWTIILNSDLGLWGSYNYTTKSDVIRFDVPTQPITDIVYDAFTITINQRNDKAELIMSWDKTKVVIPVQFLEPKI; this is encoded by the coding sequence ATGAAGCAATTTTTCACCTTTTTACTCTTTCTCTTAACGGTTTCCTCCTTTGCCCAGGAAGCACTGAAGCTTCGCCCAAGCCCTTTGGCAGTCGTCTCTACTCACTATAAAGACACATACCTGAAGATCACTTACAGCCAGCCGCAGAAACATAACAGAGAGATATTCGGAAAGCTGGTTCCCTTCAATGAGGTCTGGAGAACCGGTGCCAATGAAGCTACTGAAATCACTCTTACCCGTGATCTTAAAATCAATGGACTCGATCTTAAGGCGGGTACCTATTCTGTATTCTCCATTCCAAAGGAAAATTCATGGACCATTATCCTGAATTCGGATCTCGGATTATGGGGATCCTATAATTATACAACCAAGTCTGACGTTATAAGATTCGATGTGCCAACACAACCTATTACCGATATCGTTTATGATGCCTTTACCATTACTATCAATCAGAGAAATGATAAAGCTGAATTAATTATGAGCTGGGATAAAACGAAAGTTGTTATCCCTGTGCAATTCCTCGAACCCAAAATATGA
- a CDS encoding sorbosone dehydrogenase family protein, translating into MKTTRIIPLIALLALCCNSTPKENTEGTDTPVTTDQGGSPAITDASAALPLNTLKLPEGFKIEIYAEVENARSMVMSPSGTLFIGNRSEDKVYAVKDTDGDFKADKKWVIASGLNMPNGVAFKDGDLYVAEVSKISKFPGIESKLANPPAAVNVYDKFPTETHHGWKYIAFGPDGKLYVPVGAPCNICESKEPIYASITRMNADGTGLEVFASGVRNTVGFTWHPETKDIWFTDNGRDMLGNDMPPCELNTAPKAGMHFGYPYCHGGTIKDPEFGNKRPCSDFTVPAQNLGAHVAPLGLKFYTGSMFPSQYKNQLFIAEHGSWNRDKKSGYKVSLVKVDKGAGTSYETFASGWMDEATQKAWGRPVDVLLLPDGSMLVSDDQAGVIYRISYKS; encoded by the coding sequence ATGAAAACAACCCGGATTATACCATTGATTGCTTTGCTGGCTTTGTGCTGCAACAGCACGCCAAAAGAAAATACAGAAGGAACGGATACACCTGTGACAACAGATCAGGGTGGATCTCCTGCCATTACGGATGCCAGCGCTGCACTCCCTTTAAATACCCTCAAGCTGCCGGAAGGTTTTAAGATTGAAATATATGCTGAGGTTGAGAATGCCCGTTCTATGGTGATGAGCCCTTCCGGAACCTTGTTCATCGGAAACAGGAGTGAAGACAAAGTGTATGCGGTTAAAGATACCGATGGAGATTTCAAGGCTGATAAGAAATGGGTGATTGCATCAGGCTTAAACATGCCGAATGGTGTGGCTTTCAAAGATGGTGATCTGTACGTTGCTGAGGTAAGCAAGATCTCAAAGTTCCCGGGCATCGAATCCAAGCTTGCCAATCCTCCTGCAGCCGTTAATGTTTATGACAAGTTCCCAACGGAGACTCACCATGGATGGAAATACATTGCCTTTGGTCCTGATGGAAAGTTGTATGTGCCAGTAGGCGCACCTTGTAATATCTGCGAATCAAAAGAACCGATCTATGCGAGCATTACAAGAATGAATGCAGATGGTACAGGTCTTGAAGTTTTTGCAAGCGGCGTTCGTAATACAGTTGGATTTACCTGGCACCCGGAAACAAAAGATATCTGGTTCACTGACAACGGCCGTGATATGTTAGGAAATGATATGCCTCCATGTGAATTGAATACAGCACCAAAGGCCGGAATGCATTTTGGATATCCATATTGCCATGGTGGAACGATCAAGGATCCTGAATTCGGTAACAAGCGCCCTTGCAGTGACTTTACCGTGCCCGCACAGAACCTGGGAGCACACGTAGCGCCGCTTGGGTTGAAGTTCTATACTGGATCTATGTTTCCTTCACAGTATAAGAATCAGCTTTTCATTGCTGAGCATGGATCATGGAACCGCGACAAGAAAAGTGGTTATAAGGTAAGCCTTGTTAAAGTTGACAAGGGAGCCGGAACCAGCTATGAGACGTTTGCAAGCGGTTGGATGGATGAAGCAACTCAGAAAGCCTGGGGACGTCCTGTGGATGTATTGCTTTTACCGGATGGATCAATGCTGGTGAGTGATGATCAGGCAGGTGTGATCTACCGCATTTCCTACAAGTCTTAA
- a CDS encoding ABC-F family ATP-binding cassette domain-containing protein → MISISNISYYIGGRPLYLNASMFIKPNDKIGLIGLNGRGKSTLLKLIVGEMKLDEGSISKAKECTIGFLNQDLLSFQSDDAILTVAMAAFKDAVDTQRQIEKILHKLETEYSEDLVDKLTKLQEKFEQLDGYTMQSKAEEVLEGIGFNTADLHRPLREFSGGWRMRVMLAQLLLEKPSLLMLDEPTNHLDLPSIEWVENYLRNYDGAVIVVSHDRQFIDNVVTKTVDVTQQQLVTYEGNYSFYLKEKELRETIQQGAFENQQAKIRQTERFIERFKAKASKAKQVQSRVKALDRMDLVEEVVDDSAAVNFKFKFKQPSGRNVVTLENVSKAYGPVQILKNTNAIIERGDKIALIGANGKGKSTLLRIVSGSEPVEGERTLGFNVIQGFYAQHQLEALHVENEILEELKQAGSGKTEQELRGILGCFLFSDDDQFKKIKVLSGGEKSRVALAKTLISEANFLLLDEPTNHLDFISENILIQALNQYAGTFVVVSHNRYFISQIANKIWYIDNHQIKEYPGTYDEYEYWRKTNEANASSSVKAEPSKPKPAMKKNENTPVQDQALKKLSKELKAAEEKIEKLQKEKIDVELELTKPEVYSKFENLNKHQIQLKKITDQIDDLNNQWEKLVLEMEELESKS, encoded by the coding sequence ATGATCTCTATTTCAAATATCTCTTACTACATCGGTGGCAGACCACTTTATCTCAATGCTTCGATGTTTATCAAGCCCAACGATAAAATCGGACTGATCGGTCTTAATGGCCGTGGAAAGTCCACCTTGCTCAAGCTCATCGTGGGCGAAATGAAGCTGGATGAAGGAAGCATCAGCAAAGCCAAAGAGTGCACCATCGGATTCCTGAACCAGGATCTGCTTTCATTCCAGAGTGACGACGCCATCCTCACCGTGGCGATGGCGGCATTTAAAGACGCTGTGGACACGCAACGTCAGATAGAAAAGATCTTACACAAGCTCGAAACCGAATACTCAGAAGATCTCGTCGATAAGCTCACCAAGCTCCAGGAAAAGTTTGAACAACTCGATGGATACACCATGCAGTCGAAAGCGGAAGAGGTGCTGGAAGGAATCGGATTTAATACCGCCGACTTGCATCGCCCTTTACGGGAATTCTCCGGAGGGTGGCGCATGCGTGTGATGCTCGCTCAGCTCCTTCTTGAAAAGCCTTCCCTCCTCATGCTCGATGAGCCTACCAATCACCTGGATCTTCCTTCGATTGAGTGGGTGGAGAACTATCTCAGAAATTATGATGGAGCCGTGATCGTCGTTTCTCACGATCGTCAGTTCATTGATAATGTTGTAACGAAGACTGTCGATGTTACGCAGCAGCAATTAGTTACCTATGAAGGGAACTACAGCTTCTATCTCAAAGAGAAAGAACTGAGGGAAACCATCCAGCAGGGAGCTTTCGAAAATCAACAGGCAAAGATCCGTCAGACGGAACGATTCATAGAACGGTTTAAAGCAAAGGCCAGCAAAGCAAAGCAGGTTCAGTCCCGTGTGAAGGCACTGGACAGAATGGATCTTGTTGAAGAAGTCGTGGATGATAGTGCAGCAGTCAATTTCAAATTCAAATTCAAGCAGCCTTCCGGCAGGAATGTGGTGACGCTTGAAAATGTATCGAAGGCTTATGGTCCTGTTCAGATATTAAAGAACACCAATGCCATCATTGAACGAGGCGATAAAATTGCATTGATCGGTGCCAACGGAAAAGGTAAATCTACTTTACTCAGGATTGTATCCGGCTCAGAGCCTGTGGAAGGTGAACGCACACTGGGCTTCAATGTCATTCAGGGATTTTACGCACAGCATCAGCTTGAAGCATTGCACGTAGAGAATGAGATCCTGGAAGAACTCAAGCAGGCTGGCAGCGGTAAGACAGAACAAGAGCTGAGAGGAATACTGGGTTGCTTCCTCTTTTCAGATGATGATCAGTTCAAAAAGATCAAAGTGCTTTCAGGAGGAGAAAAATCCAGGGTAGCGTTGGCAAAGACGTTGATCTCGGAAGCGAATTTCCTTTTACTCGATGAGCCTACCAATCACCTGGACTTCATTTCAGAAAACATCCTCATACAGGCATTGAATCAATATGCAGGAACCTTCGTGGTAGTTTCTCACAATCGTTATTTCATCAGTCAGATCGCCAATAAGATCTGGTATATCGACAATCATCAGATCAAGGAGTATCCAGGCACGTACGATGAGTATGAGTACTGGCGCAAAACCAATGAGGCCAATGCGTCGTCTTCTGTAAAAGCCGAACCTTCCAAGCCTAAACCAGCGATGAAGAAGAATGAGAACACTCCTGTTCAGGATCAGGCACTCAAAAAACTATCAAAGGAGTTGAAGGCTGCTGAAGAGAAGATAGAGAAGCTTCAAAAGGAAAAGATCGATGTAGAGCTTGAGCTGACAAAGCCGGAAGTGTACTCAAAATTTGAAAATCTGAACAAGCACCAGATACAGTTGAAAAAGATCACTGATCAGATTGATGACTTAAATAATCAATGGGAGAAGCTTGTCCTCGAAATGGAAGAGCTCGAATCTAAATCCTGA
- a CDS encoding PorT family protein: MKNSERQPFEEQWQQAFQGAEAAAPSEEVWLSIDQTLTQAENAGNKKRVIFYQRLAASLLIVAASSAFIAYWKWEDASELQTKVPAVETPDSQSLNSKSINSKSLNSESLTSNPKSSVSDNAIASSENDNDPGSENSSNVLKDESRNKSNGNSKKSKRVSARRGGVFPVAENSKDEQAVKDFASADKEEVRSLADSSNLKGALIAEQTKVLTPEEEKELIKKLKGDIEEDQPEEKKSVKATWAALSFGGGSFSSSNLQYPSSFGVLDNVMAQGLSPAPPNQKAVDKPSSGVSYSVGVLFGKQLAKRWIIQTGLTYRKQESDMESNIIQFTGTEALSAEYTAADNSLYSFASPYTIHRSTEFISIPVQIGYVIVDRKFGWMVNTGASSDLFIHTTLSDKSGQYKDNSEGSSYRPVSWSGLLNTELSLKLNEHYRFALVPGVRYSITNPNKNDSGPNPLVWDIGLRFRYIFK, from the coding sequence ATGAAAAACTCGGAAAGACAACCCTTTGAGGAGCAATGGCAGCAGGCCTTCCAGGGCGCCGAAGCAGCGGCTCCTTCTGAAGAGGTGTGGCTTTCCATTGATCAGACCCTGACGCAGGCAGAGAATGCAGGCAATAAGAAGAGAGTGATCTTCTATCAAAGACTTGCTGCTTCATTGCTGATCGTCGCGGCATCGTCAGCATTCATTGCTTACTGGAAATGGGAAGATGCTTCTGAATTACAAACCAAGGTGCCGGCAGTAGAAACACCGGATTCGCAATCACTAAATTCAAAGTCAATTAATTCAAAGTCGCTGAATTCAGAGTCACTGACTTCAAATCCGAAATCATCAGTATCGGATAACGCAATTGCTTCATCAGAGAATGATAATGATCCTGGCTCAGAGAATTCCAGCAATGTCTTAAAGGATGAAAGCAGAAATAAGAGCAACGGCAATTCTAAAAAATCAAAAAGAGTTTCTGCAAGAAGGGGAGGTGTTTTTCCTGTAGCTGAGAATTCAAAAGATGAACAAGCTGTAAAAGATTTTGCTTCTGCGGATAAAGAGGAAGTCAGATCATTGGCGGATTCATCAAATCTAAAAGGAGCTTTGATAGCAGAGCAGACAAAGGTTCTGACACCGGAAGAAGAAAAGGAACTTATTAAAAAACTGAAAGGCGACATTGAAGAAGATCAGCCTGAAGAGAAGAAATCAGTGAAGGCAACGTGGGCGGCACTTAGCTTTGGAGGTGGCAGTTTCTCTTCTTCTAATCTTCAGTATCCTTCATCCTTTGGTGTTCTGGACAATGTTATGGCGCAGGGTCTATCGCCTGCTCCACCGAATCAGAAAGCAGTGGATAAGCCTTCTTCGGGAGTTTCTTATTCTGTTGGGGTGCTCTTTGGAAAACAGCTGGCGAAGCGATGGATCATTCAGACAGGACTGACGTATCGGAAACAGGAATCTGATATGGAGTCGAATATTATTCAGTTTACAGGAACGGAAGCATTAAGTGCGGAATACACCGCTGCTGATAACAGTCTTTACTCTTTTGCGTCACCCTATACGATTCACAGATCAACAGAGTTTATTTCGATACCAGTTCAGATTGGTTATGTTATTGTTGACCGGAAGTTCGGCTGGATGGTGAACACCGGTGCATCCTCCGATCTGTTTATACACACCACACTTTCTGATAAGAGTGGGCAGTATAAAGATAATTCGGAAGGATCCTCTTATCGTCCGGTTTCATGGTCGGGTTTGCTGAACACTGAATTGAGCTTAAAATTAAACGAACACTATCGTTTTGCTTTGGTTCCTGGTGTTCGGTATTCTATAACCAATCCAAATAAAAATGATTCCGGCCCAAATCCTTTGGTCTGGGATATTGGATTGAGGTTCCGTTACATTTTCAAGTAA
- a CDS encoding sigma-70 family RNA polymerase sigma factor, giving the protein MISDEALIKGCVKNDKACQQALYARYSRKMMMICQRYTRNTEDAEDILQEGFVKLFTHISSFKGDSKLETWMTRIFINSALNHQRQKLYLFPMVDVYETDISQSEDVSLNDFHVEELLTIVKSLPDGCRVVFNLFAIEGYPHKEIASMLDISEGTSKSQYNRAKMLLRTRLSEYQTNYEKLGKTTL; this is encoded by the coding sequence ATGATAAGCGATGAAGCACTCATTAAGGGCTGCGTTAAGAATGACAAGGCCTGTCAACAGGCTTTGTATGCGCGCTATTCCCGGAAAATGATGATGATCTGCCAACGTTATACGCGCAACACGGAAGATGCGGAGGATATCCTTCAGGAAGGCTTCGTAAAGTTGTTCACGCATATCAGTTCATTCAAAGGTGACTCCAAACTGGAGACCTGGATGACCAGGATCTTCATCAATTCGGCGCTTAATCATCAAAGACAAAAACTGTACCTCTTTCCAATGGTGGATGTATATGAGACGGATATCTCCCAATCAGAAGATGTAAGTCTCAATGATTTTCATGTGGAGGAATTACTGACGATTGTAAAGTCGCTGCCTGATGGTTGCAGGGTAGTCTTCAATCTTTTTGCCATTGAAGGATATCCTCACAAAGAAATTGCCTCCATGCTGGATATCAGTGAAGGAACTTCCAAGTCGCAATACAACCGCGCAAAGATGTTATTAAGAACACGTTTATCAGAGTATCAAACCAATTATGAAAAACTCGGAAAGACAACCCTTTGA
- a CDS encoding DUF5103 domain-containing protein, with the protein MRFALLILLLIPFSGWCQKELVLQDQIYEQQIKSVQCYLNTNTPGSYLLPAVASIGRQNLMLEFDDLAENRNNYYIRLIHCNFDWSKSTLMDLDFMRDYNEQIINDYAFSLNTHVPYVHYRMPIPPVKLPGNYVVIIYRDGDKKDLILSRRISIFEPRFDLAQDETISGLGNIRNTNQPLNFVINYGRTEVINPMGSIHVVVRQNQRWDNAKVDVKPSFLREDKSQMEFRFFDVDKTFEGGNEFRFVDFRSLLYPGQNTMKLDKARKPYDLFVNPDMPRGSQSYTQYPDMNGNFDPDNKDYQQEPWISGNYLYVNFGLKSPQLKGNVYVIGAFNGWARNDENRMQYKDGFYTSRMLLKQGFYNYQYFVDSSDKNPNQVEGNYFQTENVYEVFVYYRPFQPNADLLVGYYAIPFNAR; encoded by the coding sequence ATGCGGTTTGCCCTTCTGATACTTCTTCTGATCCCTTTCTCCGGCTGGTGCCAGAAAGAGCTTGTTCTTCAGGACCAAATTTACGAACAACAAATAAAGTCTGTTCAATGCTATTTAAACACCAATACACCCGGGAGTTATCTCCTTCCCGCAGTCGCATCCATCGGCAGGCAAAATCTGATGCTGGAGTTTGACGACCTCGCGGAAAATCGCAACAACTATTACATACGGTTGATCCATTGCAACTTCGATTGGAGTAAATCAACGTTAATGGACCTTGACTTCATGCGGGATTACAACGAGCAGATCATCAACGACTATGCGTTCTCACTCAACACTCATGTTCCCTATGTTCATTATCGAATGCCCATCCCTCCCGTCAAACTGCCGGGAAATTATGTCGTGATTATTTACAGGGATGGAGATAAAAAAGACCTGATCCTTTCCAGAAGGATATCCATCTTTGAGCCACGCTTCGACCTCGCACAGGATGAGACGATCTCAGGTCTCGGAAATATCCGCAACACTAACCAGCCTTTGAATTTTGTCATCAACTACGGACGCACCGAGGTGATCAATCCCATGGGCAGCATTCATGTAGTGGTGCGGCAGAATCAGCGATGGGACAATGCAAAAGTGGATGTGAAACCTAGCTTCCTGAGAGAAGATAAAAGCCAGATGGAGTTTCGTTTTTTTGATGTTGACAAGACTTTTGAAGGCGGCAACGAGTTCAGGTTCGTTGACTTCAGATCCCTCCTCTATCCGGGACAGAATACAATGAAGCTGGATAAGGCCCGTAAACCTTACGACCTGTTTGTAAACCCTGATATGCCGCGTGGATCACAGTCGTACACCCAATACCCCGACATGAATGGAAATTTTGATCCTGATAACAAAGACTATCAGCAGGAGCCCTGGATCAGCGGCAACTATCTCTATGTGAACTTCGGTTTGAAGTCGCCTCAGCTGAAAGGAAATGTCTACGTCATCGGTGCATTCAATGGATGGGCCCGGAATGATGAAAACAGGATGCAGTATAAAGATGGTTTCTATACCAGCCGGATGCTCCTGAAGCAGGGCTTCTACAACTATCAGTACTTTGTAGATTCTTCAGATAAGAATCCAAACCAGGTAGAAGGAAACTACTTTCAGACAGAAAATGTCTACGAGGTCTTCGTGTACTACAGACCTTTTCAGCCAAACGCAGATCTGCTGGTTGGATATTATGCCATTCCTTTTAATGCGCGCTAA
- a CDS encoding CRISPR-associated protein Cas6 has protein sequence MRIRIVFSLKNKGAFVPFHHQFLLAQTVKGLIVAGKDPLYQQFTHFNFSGLKGQTKISRKGLHFYSSRVTLVFSTSDKGFLDYFLKILFEHKEIMIGTLQLSPEAIEHEEPVAVSDSVKFLCISPIVLMGAAFNDESGKRFIPPETDEFSDLLYDSTIAQMQSSGKFTPEQITGFYKFQLVPDKDYLNRIQSTHKKFARIYPLYDSDIKYEVRGYTFPFTLFAPPTVQQFVYEHGLGQFSHKGFGMLDMANHNPIRKEADLELVYA, from the coding sequence GTGAGAATCAGGATCGTTTTTTCGCTTAAGAACAAGGGTGCTTTTGTCCCCTTCCATCATCAGTTTTTACTGGCACAAACAGTGAAGGGATTGATCGTTGCAGGAAAGGATCCGCTCTATCAGCAGTTCACTCATTTCAATTTCTCAGGTCTCAAAGGACAGACGAAGATCAGTCGTAAAGGACTGCACTTCTATTCATCCCGTGTGACGCTGGTATTCTCCACTTCTGATAAGGGATTTCTGGATTACTTCCTGAAGATATTATTCGAGCACAAAGAGATCATGATCGGAACACTGCAGCTTTCACCGGAGGCAATCGAACATGAAGAGCCGGTAGCAGTATCAGACAGCGTTAAGTTCCTGTGCATCTCACCAATCGTTCTGATGGGTGCAGCATTTAATGATGAATCAGGAAAGCGCTTTATTCCTCCTGAAACGGATGAGTTTTCAGATCTTCTGTATGACTCTACCATTGCGCAGATGCAAAGCTCTGGTAAGTTCACCCCGGAACAGATCACTGGGTTTTATAAGTTCCAGCTTGTTCCCGATAAGGATTACCTGAACAGAATACAGTCTACTCACAAGAAGTTCGCACGTATCTATCCTCTCTATGATTCCGATATCAAGTATGAGGTGAGAGGATACACTTTCCCGTTTACGCTGTTTGCTCCGCCGACTGTTCAGCAGTTTGTGTATGAGCATGGCCTTGGGCAATTCTCACACAAGGGTTTTGGTATGCTTGACATGGCCAATCATAACCCTATCCGCAAGGAAGCAGACCTTGAGTTGGTCTACGCCTGA
- the ychF gene encoding redox-regulated ATPase YchF: MGLKCGIVGLPNVGKSTLFNALSNNKAEAANFPFCTIEPNVGVISVPDERLNILAELVHPNKLVPTSFEFVDIAGLVKGASKGEGLGNQFLANIREVNAIAHVVRCFENDNIIHVDGRVNPVADKEIIDTELQLRDLDSVDKKINKVERTAKSGDVKAKKELSVLQLFQTALSSGKNARTVITDAEDRKAIEDLQLLTDKPVIYVANVEQAAVHTGNKHVEALKNLVKDEGAEVVVVCAAIEAEIAEMESLEDRETFLAEYGLKESGLSKLIQAAYHLLDLITYFTAGVQEVRAWTIHKGWKAPQAAGVIHTDFEKGFIRAEVIKIPDYQKYKTEASIKEAGKLAVEGKEYVVQDGDVMHFRFNV; this comes from the coding sequence ATGGGTTTAAAATGTGGAATCGTAGGTCTGCCAAACGTAGGAAAGTCTACTCTTTTCAATGCTCTTTCAAATAACAAAGCAGAGGCTGCCAATTTTCCTTTCTGCACAATAGAACCAAACGTAGGTGTGATCTCCGTTCCTGATGAACGCCTGAATATCCTTGCCGAACTCGTCCATCCTAACAAGCTTGTGCCAACCTCTTTTGAGTTTGTGGACATCGCCGGTCTTGTGAAAGGCGCTTCAAAAGGTGAGGGGCTGGGCAATCAATTCCTCGCCAACATCCGGGAAGTGAATGCCATTGCACACGTCGTAAGATGTTTTGAGAATGATAATATCATCCACGTTGACGGACGCGTGAATCCTGTTGCCGATAAAGAGATCATCGACACAGAACTTCAGCTGCGCGACCTGGATTCAGTAGATAAGAAGATCAATAAAGTTGAACGTACGGCCAAAAGCGGAGATGTAAAGGCAAAGAAGGAACTCTCTGTTCTTCAGTTGTTTCAGACTGCCCTGTCATCCGGTAAGAATGCCAGAACAGTCATTACGGATGCAGAGGATCGCAAGGCCATTGAAGATCTACAGTTGCTCACTGACAAGCCTGTGATCTATGTTGCTAATGTTGAACAGGCTGCTGTTCACACAGGCAATAAGCATGTGGAGGCTCTGAAAAATCTTGTAAAAGACGAAGGGGCAGAAGTTGTGGTTGTGTGTGCTGCCATAGAAGCGGAGATTGCTGAAATGGAGAGCCTCGAGGATCGTGAGACATTCCTTGCCGAGTATGGCCTGAAAGAATCAGGATTGTCAAAGTTGATCCAGGCAGCGTATCACCTGCTCGACCTTATCACCTATTTCACTGCGGGTGTGCAGGAGGTAAGAGCATGGACCATCCACAAAGGCTGGAAAGCTCCGCAGGCTGCGGGTGTTATCCACACCGACTTTGAAAAAGGATTCATTCGGGCGGAGGTGATCAAGATACCTGATTATCAAAAGTATAAGACAGAAGCTTCCATCAAAGAGGCGGGTAAACTGGCAGTCGAAGGGAAGGAATATGTTGTGCAAGACGGGGATGTCATGCATTTTCGATTCAATGTTTAA
- a CDS encoding DUF3276 family protein, whose amino-acid sequence MEENKNGRDEIYSEKVKAGKRTYFFDVKSTRSNDYYLTITESKKRYNKDDEGFTYEKHKIFLYKEDFNKFMDALNNTVNHVKNELMPGVDFTQFDHAREEREETVVAENAESKIVTVDTELKWD is encoded by the coding sequence GTGGAAGAGAATAAGAATGGAAGAGATGAGATTTACTCCGAAAAAGTAAAGGCAGGAAAGCGAACCTATTTCTTTGATGTGAAGTCGACACGCTCAAACGATTATTATCTTACAATCACCGAAAGTAAGAAGCGGTACAACAAAGATGATGAAGGTTTTACCTACGAAAAGCACAAGATTTTTTTATATAAAGAGGACTTTAACAAGTTCATGGATGCTTTGAATAATACTGTTAATCACGTCAAGAATGAACTCATGCCAGGAGTTGATTTTACACAGTTCGACCATGCAAGGGAAGAACGGGAAGAGACCGTGGTGGCAGAAAATGCAGAGTCCAAAATCGTTACAGTTGATACTGAACTGAAATGGGATTGA